One segment of Nostoc flagelliforme CCNUN1 DNA contains the following:
- a CDS encoding PP2C family protein-serine/threonine phosphatase yields the protein MENDAATLYCTNENCQAANPLTHKFCLRCSTPLTKNYLWAVVDDPSVGSPGEILADRYLVLDKFLLLDTKPGLLALTPELDNLQPIKAYLRLIPYRLHVPQVYGVLFIPDGPSHREILLLEKPPLLVDDKIQQVQLTSELTTAWRDATSMRQLNWLWQIAHLWQPLASEGVVSSLLDSYVLRVEGSLVRLLELRFDAATLPELPQLGKFWQQLVSDAKPAITEFVNEVSLSLIQGKINSTDQLIGVLDGGLAQLGRSQTPTIKIITKTDTGPSRQRNEDACSPPSGTLVSKPPQPTALAIVCDGIGGHEGGNVASNLAIETIQQQVQQLTKVPYDHIDPSLLLNDLEKAVAIANDKISQRNDSENRQGRQRMGTTLVMALPVAHEMYITHVGDSRAYWITRHGCYQVTLDDDVASREVRLGYAIYREAVQQSSAGSLVQALGMGPSTSLHPTSGRFMLDEDAVFLLTSDGLSDFDRVEEYWETEILPILAGEVPIGNVADRLVEIANTKNGHDNVTIALVHYQVQYWEPEITIKAFIPESYSGKTVDFASRATDATLLGSPNHKTQVIPDTEPAKSSGLPLQWIVPLIFVVAAGGLGLFVRQLRSPSGAFPVFSNPLQTQNPSIEPTPAARSLANLSPGWVIQTKNQIPLGNNQSLPPGAFLEVINTKPNPKPTSGNFSVSMRVCANKSTPTPANTNNPAVTSSVPSNSKPLPETVLLDLSQMKRFGVSILPSDAPSPCTTVTQPPVIQSPDDASST from the coding sequence ATGGAAAATGACGCGGCAACGCTCTACTGTACAAATGAAAATTGTCAGGCTGCCAACCCCCTGACTCACAAGTTTTGCCTGCGATGTTCCACGCCCCTAACCAAAAATTACCTCTGGGCTGTGGTAGATGACCCTAGTGTGGGTAGCCCTGGAGAAATATTAGCCGATCGCTATTTAGTCCTTGATAAATTTCTTCTTTTAGATACGAAACCTGGTTTATTAGCGCTAACGCCTGAGTTAGATAATTTGCAGCCTATAAAAGCTTACCTGAGACTCATTCCCTATCGGTTACACGTACCGCAGGTATATGGAGTGCTTTTTATCCCTGACGGCCCCTCCCATCGAGAAATATTACTTTTAGAAAAACCTCCATTATTAGTAGATGACAAAATCCAACAAGTGCAGTTGACCAGCGAGTTAACCACCGCTTGGCGTGATGCAACATCGATGCGCCAACTCAATTGGTTATGGCAAATAGCTCATCTGTGGCAACCTCTTGCAAGTGAAGGTGTCGTATCTAGCTTGCTTGACTCTTATGTATTAAGGGTAGAAGGATCATTAGTCCGTTTATTAGAATTGCGTTTCGATGCAGCAACATTACCAGAATTGCCCCAATTAGGTAAATTTTGGCAGCAGTTGGTTAGTGATGCCAAACCAGCCATAACTGAATTTGTTAATGAGGTTAGCCTTTCCTTAATTCAAGGAAAGATTAATTCAACCGATCAATTAATCGGAGTTTTAGATGGGGGACTGGCACAATTAGGGCGATCGCAAACACCCACAATCAAAATTATCACCAAAACCGACACTGGGCCAAGCCGTCAACGTAACGAAGATGCCTGTAGCCCACCCAGTGGAACTCTGGTGAGCAAACCACCCCAGCCAACAGCCTTAGCAATTGTCTGTGATGGCATCGGTGGGCACGAGGGTGGCAATGTCGCATCAAATTTAGCCATTGAAACGATCCAGCAACAGGTACAGCAACTAACAAAAGTTCCCTACGACCATATAGATCCCTCACTGCTACTTAATGACCTAGAAAAGGCAGTGGCAATTGCTAATGACAAAATTAGTCAGCGCAATGACAGTGAAAATCGCCAAGGGCGTCAGAGGATGGGCACGACTTTAGTCATGGCATTGCCTGTTGCTCATGAAATGTACATTACCCACGTCGGTGATAGTCGTGCTTACTGGATTACCCGCCACGGTTGTTATCAAGTTACCCTGGACGATGATGTTGCCTCCCGCGAGGTGCGGCTAGGCTATGCCATTTATCGCGAGGCTGTACAACAAAGTTCTGCTGGCTCTCTCGTCCAGGCTTTGGGTATGGGGCCTAGCACTTCATTGCATCCCACATCTGGGCGATTTATGCTCGATGAAGATGCTGTTTTTCTGCTCACATCTGATGGTTTGAGTGATTTTGATCGGGTGGAGGAGTACTGGGAAACAGAAATCTTGCCAATTCTAGCTGGGGAAGTCCCTATAGGAAATGTTGCGGATAGATTAGTTGAAATCGCTAACACTAAGAATGGACACGATAATGTCACCATCGCTTTAGTCCATTATCAAGTCCAATACTGGGAACCAGAAATCACGATTAAAGCCTTCATTCCAGAGAGTTATTCTGGCAAAACTGTTGATTTTGCATCCAGGGCGACAGATGCGACACTTTTAGGTAGCCCAAACCACAAAACTCAGGTGATTCCAGACACTGAGCCTGCTAAAAGTTCCGGTTTACCGCTACAGTGGATTGTTCCCTTAATATTTGTGGTAGCAGCAGGTGGTTTAGGATTGTTCGTGAGGCAACTGCGATCGCCATCAGGAGCCTTTCCAGTTTTTTCCAATCCCTTACAAACTCAAAACCCTAGCATCGAACCGACACCCGCAGCGCGATCGCTTGCTAACCTTTCTCCTGGCTGGGTAATTCAAACCAAGAATCAAATCCCCTTAGGAAACAACCAATCGCTTCCCCCTGGAGCTTTTTTAGAAGTTATCAACACAAAACCAAATCCTAAACCTACTTCTGGAAATTTTTCCGTGTCTATGCGAGTCTGTGCTAATAAAAGCACACCAACTCCAGCTAATACTAATAATCCAGCAGTAACTTCCTCAGTTCCATCAAATTCAAAACCTTTGCCGGAAACAGTGTTACTGGACTTATCACAGATGAAACGCTTTGGTGTCTCTATTTTACCATCAGATGCACCAAGTCCATGTACAACCGTGACACAACCGCCAGTTATTCAATCACCCGACGACGCCAGTTCAACTTAG
- a CDS encoding CHAT domain-containing protein, protein MPSLNLAIARLLNTGTDNFAIWVVKAPYPSGYVLRDCVWPDELNQVWQEWQQMFAGHSHLDISPNSTSQKSNPFPIDWISPSSGQTTGPYSSRLMQNLGMNLWRWIFDGQILGSLERSRGIAMGRHTRLRFRLEIRDPHLIALPWEIMQREPGQSAMSLSQDLLFSRTSSEVDPLPHLRTDQALSILLVLGHDDKLQLEQEAAILQQTLVDTPVGGNSQRYAPCIVNQLLQPTPQELIQELETRAYNVLFYAGHGLPGPDGGLLFLRPNMPLNGIELAQVLTRTGVKLAVFNACWGAQPAAINHQAIPASSLAEVLIRHGVPAVLGMRDEIADQESHSFIQAFTEALRSHKPIDEAVAQARQELLTLYKFNQPAWTLPVLYLHPDFNGELIKNLDEGITELPDTAIPDIGSPLPAASLRSLAPKGKTWLLRYGVTRIGRTKDNDIVIPEPSVSKRHAEIFCRNTLTDATLVQSYYLQDFSTYGTTWFLGPNGWQQILREEVPLKSGMQLKFGSARAETWEFIIEDF, encoded by the coding sequence ATGCCATCCCTGAATTTGGCGATCGCCCGTCTCCTAAACACTGGCACTGACAACTTCGCCATTTGGGTGGTCAAAGCTCCCTATCCCAGTGGCTACGTTTTACGTGACTGTGTATGGCCTGATGAACTCAATCAAGTCTGGCAAGAATGGCAGCAGATGTTTGCTGGTCATAGTCACTTAGATATTTCCCCAAACTCAACATCTCAAAAGTCCAACCCATTCCCCATAGATTGGATTTCTCCCTCTTCAGGTCAAACCACTGGCCCCTACAGCAGTCGTCTGATGCAAAACTTGGGAATGAATTTATGGCGCTGGATATTTGACGGGCAAATTCTTGGTAGTCTAGAACGCAGTCGCGGTATTGCTATGGGTCGGCATACACGTTTGCGCTTCCGACTAGAAATCCGCGACCCCCATCTGATCGCTCTCCCTTGGGAAATTATGCAGCGTGAACCTGGTCAATCGGCTATGTCTCTCTCCCAAGATTTGCTATTTAGTCGCACCAGCAGCGAAGTTGACCCCTTACCGCATTTGCGAACTGACCAGGCTTTAAGTATCCTGCTGGTTTTAGGTCATGATGACAAGCTGCAACTAGAACAAGAAGCTGCTATTTTACAGCAAACTCTTGTAGATACGCCGGTCGGTGGTAATTCCCAAAGATATGCACCTTGTATAGTGAATCAACTCCTACAACCAACTCCACAGGAGTTGATTCAAGAATTAGAAACCAGAGCATACAATGTTTTGTTTTACGCTGGACATGGTTTGCCAGGCCCAGATGGGGGGTTACTATTTTTGCGACCAAACATGCCCCTAAATGGGATAGAATTGGCGCAAGTCTTAACCCGTACAGGTGTAAAATTAGCAGTTTTTAACGCCTGTTGGGGCGCACAACCAGCTGCTATCAATCATCAAGCTATACCTGCCAGCAGTTTAGCAGAAGTGCTGATTCGTCATGGTGTGCCTGCGGTTTTAGGGATGCGTGATGAAATCGCAGACCAAGAAAGCCACAGCTTTATTCAAGCCTTTACCGAAGCTTTGCGATCGCACAAACCAATTGATGAAGCCGTAGCCCAGGCTAGGCAAGAGTTGTTAACATTGTATAAATTTAATCAACCTGCTTGGACTTTACCTGTTCTCTACCTTCATCCAGATTTTAATGGCGAACTAATTAAGAATCTAGATGAAGGTATTACCGAACTACCAGATACAGCCATTCCTGATATAGGTTCCCCGCTTCCGGCTGCTTCGTTGCGATCGCTCGCCCCAAAAGGTAAAACCTGGCTACTACGTTATGGAGTCACCCGCATCGGCCGCACGAAAGACAATGATATTGTCATCCCCGAACCATCTGTCTCCAAACGCCACGCCGAAATTTTTTGCCGCAATACTCTTACTGATGCTACATTGGTGCAAAGTTATTACTTGCAAGATTTTTCCACCTACGGGACAACCTGGTTTTTAGGCCCTAATGGTTGGCAACAAATCCTCCGAGAGGAAGTCCCATTGAAATCGGGAATGCAGTTAAAGTTTGGAAGCGCTAGAGCTGAAACCTGGGAGTTTATTATTGAAGACTTCTAG